In the Candidatus Binatia bacterium genome, one interval contains:
- a CDS encoding thrombospondin type 3 repeat-containing protein: protein MKRPRFDQLGPGRPRSRDEITAASVKATWRLRTAPALFAVLVALWATPARAAGPLLRDIVVTDVTPTSFAAVWTVQGASTGTVQVYADVLGTVPVPGAAITPWALVGGDPTVAVAGEDAGVLRVRVSGLAPETPYFFRTATTARAGGPAAIVPASGAALSVVTMTASFPEAANGLGAQVVQADGTTPQPGAVVLIALPGAAFPLSAVTQDGYAAGVAAAHLGNLYDATTGTTKAMAGGELAQLTALGGSAGKGTVTQALASNQRRGDLQLLGAPLTLQAVADTDGDGLPNDYETANGFNPNSAADASHDPDADGLTVLQEFQRGTNPRLADTDGDGLNDGAEANTHGTSPTIGDTDRDGRGDGAEVNGSPVTDPLDADSDNDGVTDGIEVQQGTDPNDPDSYPALDADADGIGDRVDNCPTIPNPSQTDTDGDTLGDACDPDDDGDGAADGNDNCRLVANASQVDGDGDGVGDPCDNCAAVANAAQQDNDSDGLGDPCDPDDDNDGIDDMRVPAAPSDTPFQLVSATGITATSLPVVGNTSAFVSVEKYLVGEARGVRLGVFDLKNRSFTASDVPPADQPLQGWLALGIDTNVCGCFGVLARDTIAIDTDAGPIAAVLPANAQNTRTQFFVATDGSTYTQYYLPNGPLATLRQSAQIGGPLDNCQFVANPAQEDSDGDGLGDFCDATADDLDGDNILNPVDNCPTAHNPAQADFDGDGLGDACDDDDDNDGVTDAIEVGVTITDPRAADSDGDGIVDGDEDLDFDGWSNAAETARGTSPVDADVDLQPGLNLFAYPVAVPAGLTAFQLLPLLGNPSQVAGLARLDQGTQSVQEADYVGGVPHGVDFPISAAEGYFVRMLTARRVTFPGTPSCPTHALQPGANLVGFPCVPAGFTTRSVLGHMGTELTVASVQSLDPASGRFETSFWLAGASVGPAAPVAAGRAILVYAHLPVAAVAPAIDPPSVAITGPANGATLDATPITVTGTVDDPATLVIVNGVKASVVGTTFTAGGVELQEGANTITAVARNPANLTVRESIAVTLDTTPDPDYTLPRPGSINDSRDFNVGAGALATLDHFHYAPTNLPAGVSFTPSSISFNPTTGDVAAPFTIATSADAAAGLHVFQVEYDFHNAAHGSLAAHTMQFVIDVLP from the coding sequence ATGAAACGACCCCGCTTCGATCAGCTCGGCCCCGGACGGCCGCGAAGCCGCGACGAGATCACCGCGGCTTCGGTGAAGGCGACATGGCGGCTTCGCACCGCCCCGGCGTTATTCGCCGTGCTGGTCGCCCTGTGGGCAACGCCGGCCCGCGCCGCGGGACCGCTACTCCGCGACATCGTGGTCACGGACGTAACGCCGACGAGCTTCGCGGCGGTCTGGACCGTCCAGGGCGCCAGCACCGGCACCGTGCAGGTATATGCCGACGTACTCGGCACCGTGCCCGTGCCCGGCGCGGCAATAACCCCGTGGGCACTGGTCGGCGGCGATCCGACCGTCGCCGTCGCCGGCGAGGACGCCGGGGTGCTGCGCGTGCGCGTTTCCGGCCTCGCACCGGAAACGCCGTACTTTTTCCGCACGGCGACCACGGCCAGGGCCGGTGGGCCGGCGGCCATCGTGCCGGCCAGCGGCGCCGCCCTGTCCGTCGTCACGATGACGGCAAGTTTCCCGGAGGCGGCAAACGGTCTCGGCGCACAGGTGGTGCAAGCGGACGGAACCACGCCGCAGCCGGGCGCCGTCGTTCTCATCGCCCTGCCCGGTGCCGCCTTCCCACTGAGCGCCGTGACGCAGGACGGTTATGCGGCCGGCGTCGCCGCGGCCCACCTCGGTAACCTCTACGACGCCACGACAGGCACAACGAAGGCGATGGCCGGCGGCGAACTCGCACAACTCACGGCGCTCGGCGGCTCGGCCGGCAAGGGGACAGTTACGCAAGCCCTCGCGTCCAACCAGCGCCGCGGCGATCTGCAACTGCTCGGCGCCCCGCTGACCCTGCAGGCGGTCGCCGACACCGACGGCGACGGTTTGCCGAACGATTACGAAACCGCCAACGGTTTCAACCCGAACAGCGCGGCCGATGCCAGTCACGACCCCGACGCCGACGGCCTCACCGTACTGCAGGAGTTTCAGCGCGGTACTAACCCGCGCCTCGCCGACACCGACGGCGACGGTCTTAATGACGGTGCCGAAGCGAATACGCATGGAACCTCGCCGACGATCGGGGATACGGACCGCGACGGCCGCGGCGACGGCGCCGAGGTCAATGGGTCGCCGGTGACGGACCCCCTCGACGCCGACTCGGACAACGACGGCGTGACGGACGGCATCGAGGTCCAGCAGGGTACGGACCCGAACGACCCCGACAGCTACCCGGCACTGGACGCCGATGCGGACGGCATCGGCGACCGCGTCGACAACTGCCCCACCATTCCGAATCCGAGCCAGACCGACACCGACGGCGATACGCTCGGCGACGCCTGCGACCCCGACGACGACGGCGACGGAGCGGCCGACGGGAACGACAACTGCCGGCTCGTTGCCAATGCGTCGCAGGTCGATGGCGACGGAGACGGCGTCGGTGACCCGTGTGACAACTGCGCGGCGGTGGCGAATGCCGCGCAGCAGGACAACGATTCCGACGGCCTCGGCGACCCCTGCGACCCCGACGACGACAACGACGGCATCGACGACATGCGCGTTCCCGCGGCGCCGTCGGATACGCCTTTCCAGCTCGTCTCGGCGACCGGGATTACCGCCACGTCGCTGCCCGTCGTCGGCAATACGTCCGCCTTCGTGAGTGTCGAGAAGTACCTCGTCGGCGAGGCGCGCGGCGTACGGCTCGGCGTCTTCGACTTGAAGAACCGCAGTTTCACGGCGAGCGATGTGCCGCCGGCCGATCAACCGCTGCAGGGATGGCTGGCCCTGGGCATCGATACGAACGTGTGCGGCTGCTTCGGCGTGCTGGCCCGGGATACCATTGCCATCGACACCGACGCGGGTCCGATCGCCGCCGTGCTGCCGGCGAACGCGCAGAACACGCGAACGCAGTTCTTTGTCGCCACCGACGGTTCGACCTACACGCAGTACTACTTGCCGAACGGCCCGCTGGCCACCTTGCGGCAATCGGCGCAGATCGGCGGTCCACTCGACAACTGCCAGTTCGTGGCGAACCCGGCCCAGGAGGACTCCGACGGCGACGGCCTCGGCGACTTCTGCGACGCCACCGCCGACGACCTCGACGGCGACAACATACTCAACCCCGTCGACAACTGCCCAACCGCCCACAATCCGGCGCAGGCTGATTTCGACGGCGACGGCCTCGGCGACGCCTGCGATGACGACGACGACAACGACGGCGTGACCGACGCGATCGAGGTGGGCGTGACCATCACCGACCCGCGCGCCGCAGACAGCGACGGCGACGGGATCGTCGATGGAGACGAGGACCTCGACTTCGACGGCTGGTCCAACGCCGCCGAGACGGCGCGCGGCACCTCGCCGGTCGACGCCGACGTCGACCTGCAGCCCGGCCTCAACCTCTTCGCTTACCCGGTTGCCGTACCGGCGGGTCTGACCGCGTTCCAGCTCCTGCCGTTACTCGGCAACCCCTCGCAGGTGGCCGGCCTTGCGCGTCTCGACCAGGGAACCCAGAGCGTGCAGGAGGCGGATTACGTCGGTGGGGTACCGCACGGCGTCGACTTCCCGATCTCGGCCGCCGAAGGCTACTTCGTGCGCATGCTAACGGCGCGACGGGTCACCTTCCCCGGCACGCCGAGCTGTCCGACGCACGCCCTCCAGCCGGGAGCGAACCTCGTCGGCTTCCCTTGCGTACCGGCGGGTTTCACGACGCGCTCCGTGCTGGGGCACATGGGGACGGAGCTCACCGTGGCGAGCGTGCAGAGTCTCGATCCGGCCAGCGGCCGCTTCGAGACGAGTTTCTGGCTGGCCGGTGCATCGGTCGGTCCGGCGGCACCCGTCGCGGCCGGCCGGGCAATCCTCGTCTACGCTCACCTGCCGGTGGCCGCCGTGGCGCCGGCGATCGACCCGCCGAGTGTCGCGATTACCGGCCCGGCGAACGGGGCCACGCTCGATGCCACGCCCATTACGGTCACGGGCACGGTCGACGACCCGGCGACGCTGGTGATCGTCAACGGCGTAAAGGCGAGTGTGGTCGGAACCACGTTCACGGCCGGTGGCGTAGAGCTGCAGGAAGGCGCCAATACAATCACGGCGGTGGCGCGCAATCCGGCCAATCTCACCGTGCGCGAGTCGATCGCCGTCACGCTCGATACGACGCCGGATCCAGACTACACGCTACCGCGTCCCGGCAGCATCAACGACAGTCGCGATTTCAACGTCGGCGCCGGAGCGCTGGCGACGCTGGATCACTTCCACTATGCGCCGACGAACCTGCCGGCTGGGGTCTCGTTCACGCCAAGCTCGATAAGCTTCAACCCGACCACCGGGGATGTCGCGGCGCCCTTCACGATCGCCACCTCCGCCGATGCCGCCGCGGGGCTGCACGTGTTTCAAGTCGAATACGACTTCCACAACGCCGCCCACGGCTCGCTGGCCGCGCACACGATGCAGTTCGTGATCGACGTCCTGCCCTGA
- a CDS encoding type II toxin-antitoxin system HicB family antitoxin → MKYRVALHRSEEGVCVWVPGLPGCVSQGDTEEEALANIVVAIREYIEVTMEQVEGAEIREVEVAA, encoded by the coding sequence ATGAAGTACCGAGTTGCGCTCCATCGCTCCGAAGAAGGCGTCTGCGTTTGGGTTCCGGGGCTACCGGGCTGCGTCTCGCAAGGGGACACGGAGGAAGAGGCGCTGGCAAACATCGTCGTCGCGATCCGCGAATATATCGAGGTCACCATGGAACAGGTGGAAGGCGCTGAGATCCGCGAAGTCGAGGTGGCGGCCTGA
- a CDS encoding type II toxin-antitoxin system HicA family toxin — translation MPKLPGINHLDAVRAFQKAGFRIARQGKHVVMTDGRRTLTIPRHDPVNAFTMGRIVVDAGFTIDEFRKLL, via the coding sequence ATGCCGAAGCTGCCGGGCATTAATCACCTCGACGCAGTCCGCGCGTTTCAGAAAGCGGGCTTCCGTATTGCGCGACAAGGGAAACATGTCGTGATGACAGACGGGAGGCGGACGCTCACGATTCCTCGCCACGACCCTGTGAACGCGTTTACGATGGGGCGAATCGTGGTGGACGCCGGGTTCACGATCGACGAGTTCCGAAAGCTCCTCTAA
- a CDS encoding Re/Si-specific NAD(P)(+) transhydrogenase subunit alpha, with product MKIAVPKEIVPKERRVALTPDAVAPLIKAGLTVLVERHAGAAAFFFDDAYVRAGATIVADAPGLYAEADMVLKVQKPVDHPTLGRHEADMLREGTVLVAMLQALTSPDLVRRLVARRITSFGMEGIPRISRAQNMDALSSQANIAGYKAAVLAAEALPRFFPMFMTAAGTVFAAKVLVIGAGVAGLQAIATARRLGAQVFGYDVRPVVKEQVQSLGATFLAFDVGATDAEDAGGYAKALTAEQSRKQQEMLAEKMKEFDVVITTALIPGRPAPRLVTKETVANMRPGSVIVDLAAEAGGNCELTRADEQVDAGGVTILGPTNLPATMPVHASTLYARNVSALIKCFIKDGNLALDFTDEVQKGSCVTHDGAIVNEAVKAAVAAAGG from the coding sequence ATGAAGATCGCCGTTCCCAAGGAGATCGTACCCAAAGAACGCCGCGTCGCCCTCACCCCCGACGCCGTTGCGCCGCTGATCAAGGCGGGGCTCACGGTTCTGGTGGAACGCCATGCCGGGGCGGCGGCGTTTTTCTTCGACGACGCTTATGTGCGGGCCGGGGCAACCATCGTCGCCGACGCACCCGGCCTGTACGCCGAGGCCGATATGGTCCTCAAGGTCCAGAAGCCGGTCGACCATCCGACCCTCGGACGCCACGAGGCGGACATGTTGCGCGAAGGCACCGTGCTGGTCGCCATGCTGCAGGCGCTGACCAGCCCCGATCTGGTGCGCCGCCTTGTGGCGCGGCGGATTACGAGTTTCGGCATGGAGGGTATTCCGCGGATCAGTCGGGCGCAGAACATGGATGCCCTGTCGTCGCAGGCCAATATCGCCGGATACAAGGCCGCGGTGCTTGCCGCGGAGGCGCTGCCGCGCTTCTTCCCGATGTTCATGACGGCGGCCGGGACCGTGTTTGCCGCCAAGGTGCTGGTGATCGGCGCCGGCGTGGCCGGGCTTCAGGCGATCGCCACCGCGCGCCGTCTCGGCGCGCAGGTCTTTGGCTACGATGTCCGCCCGGTCGTCAAGGAACAGGTCCAGAGCCTCGGGGCCACCTTCCTGGCATTCGACGTGGGCGCCACGGATGCCGAAGACGCGGGCGGCTACGCGAAAGCGCTGACCGCCGAGCAGAGCCGCAAGCAACAGGAAATGCTGGCGGAAAAGATGAAGGAGTTCGACGTCGTCATCACCACGGCGCTCATTCCGGGAAGACCGGCCCCGCGACTGGTGACTAAGGAGACGGTGGCCAACATGCGGCCGGGCTCGGTCATCGTCGACCTTGCCGCCGAAGCGGGCGGCAATTGCGAGCTGACGCGGGCAGATGAACAGGTCGACGCCGGCGGCGTTACGATCCTCGGGCCGACCAACCTGCCGGCCACGATGCCGGTACACGCGAGCACCCTGTACGCCCGCAACGTCAGCGCTCTCATCAAGTGCTTCATCAAAGACGGCAACCTGGCGCTCGACTTCACCGACGAGGTGCAGAAGGGAAGCTGCGTGACGCACGACGGCGCCATCGTCAACGAGGCGGTCAAGGCGGCAGTGGCGGCGGCCGGAGGATAG
- the lnt gene encoding apolipoprotein N-acyltransferase, which produces MLKLAGQVLLSALAGTLCCLGYVGFGFWPLMLVGLVPLWAAFEDARPHGLGRAALLGFVFGFVAYAGGFHWMWRVVEVFLDGNIVLGAVLWLGDASWFGLRFALYGLVYASIRRRGWPLAMAGIPPLLVVEWLYPSLFPVHIGHALAPRLTLVQISDLGGPLLLSAFVALVNLAAFETWCWIRGRRRRPVLPWVTAVGAVLVVWTYGTVRIAAIDAAAAAAPPLRVGLVQSNLGVFEKGRRPTFDHRVYLEQTRELLAAGDPVDLVVWPETVYTRGLRRPLPLSGRMIREDLGVPLLFGAASVDGTSGRNRTYNSALLIGADGVIRDAYDKNVLIPFTEYVPFVDLVPSLADGAVGASAFSAGTAMSALTLGPWRIAVPICHEAVQAAHVRRMVVAGRPNLLATVANDSWFGDSQEPWIHLAMARFRAIEHRRFLVRATNSGVSAVIDPVGRDVVRSGVLTRENLRATVNRLEVTTVYTNWGDWVGWLAAAVVAGALVRRRRPM; this is translated from the coding sequence GTGTTGAAGCTCGCGGGTCAGGTTCTTCTCAGCGCCTTGGCGGGGACACTCTGCTGTCTCGGCTATGTCGGGTTTGGGTTCTGGCCCCTGATGCTGGTGGGCTTGGTGCCGCTCTGGGCGGCGTTCGAAGACGCCCGACCCCATGGGCTCGGCCGCGCCGCGCTTCTCGGTTTCGTCTTCGGATTCGTGGCCTATGCCGGCGGCTTCCACTGGATGTGGCGCGTCGTCGAGGTCTTCCTCGACGGCAACATCGTTCTCGGCGCCGTGCTCTGGCTCGGCGACGCGTCGTGGTTCGGGTTGCGTTTCGCGCTTTACGGTCTCGTCTACGCCTCGATTCGCCGCCGCGGCTGGCCGCTTGCGATGGCGGGTATTCCCCCCCTTCTCGTCGTCGAGTGGCTCTATCCGTCGCTGTTTCCGGTTCACATCGGTCACGCTCTGGCGCCCCGGCTCACCCTCGTTCAAATCTCCGATCTCGGCGGGCCGCTGCTGCTTTCGGCGTTCGTGGCGCTGGTGAACCTTGCCGCGTTCGAGACCTGGTGCTGGATTCGCGGTCGGCGGCGGCGCCCCGTCTTACCGTGGGTGACCGCCGTGGGTGCGGTGCTGGTGGTGTGGACGTACGGCACGGTGCGTATCGCCGCAATCGACGCCGCCGCGGCCGCGGCGCCGCCGCTTCGCGTGGGGTTGGTGCAGAGTAACCTGGGCGTCTTCGAGAAGGGCCGGCGGCCGACTTTCGATCACCGCGTCTACCTCGAACAAACGCGCGAACTGCTTGCGGCCGGCGACCCGGTCGACCTCGTCGTCTGGCCCGAGACGGTGTACACGCGCGGCCTGCGCCGGCCGCTGCCACTGTCGGGGCGGATGATTCGGGAAGATCTCGGTGTGCCTTTGCTGTTCGGCGCCGCGTCGGTCGACGGCACCTCCGGCCGCAACCGCACGTACAACTCGGCGTTGCTCATCGGGGCCGACGGCGTGATCCGCGACGCCTACGACAAGAACGTGCTGATCCCGTTTACCGAGTACGTTCCGTTCGTGGATCTGGTCCCGAGCCTGGCCGACGGCGCCGTCGGTGCGTCGGCCTTCAGCGCCGGTACGGCAATGTCGGCGCTGACCCTCGGTCCGTGGCGAATCGCCGTGCCCATCTGCCATGAAGCGGTGCAAGCGGCGCACGTGCGTCGCATGGTGGTTGCGGGACGGCCGAACCTGCTCGCCACGGTGGCCAACGATTCGTGGTTCGGCGACTCGCAGGAGCCGTGGATTCATCTCGCCATGGCGCGTTTCCGCGCCATCGAGCACCGGCGCTTTCTCGTCCGCGCCACCAACAGCGGGGTCAGCGCCGTGATCGACCCGGTCGGCCGCGACGTCGTACGGAGCGGCGTGCTCACGCGCGAGAACCTCCGGGCCACGGTGAACCGGCTCGAAGTGACGACGGTTTACACGAACTGGGGCGACTGGGTGGGTTGGCTGGCCGCGGCCGTCGTCGCCGGTGCGCTGGTGCGCCGTCGCCGACCGATGTGA
- a CDS encoding DNA polymerase Y family protein, producing MRLACLCVPDFPLAAVMRVQPELREAAVAAVDGLGPRARVLAVSAAAARQGATAGLTVAQATAIAARLVVRPVTPDMLRAAQAALCDAAASFSPRFEDAGSGIVYVDLDGLGLLYDSEARLANAMFRGVLRLGLEAQVGVAGSKVAALLAARHGGGVRVIPAGEEWSFLAPVPVAWLAPEAGLGETLRFWGIRTIGELAALPIRALGTRLGSAGVQLARRARGEDDTPLVPRELPLQFEERLDLDYGIETLEPCLFVLRGLLDRLTARLEMRGLVCGDLRLGLRLATRGRDERTVTVAAPSNDVKALLALVRVDFEAHPPAAAVEALHVAAVSERLRPAQLDLFRPGGPAPARLAVTLARLTALCGADRVGAPVVSDTHRPDGWGIGSSEAVGLSGGHAVKDGNPKIDSPTADSAATNAPPPCIPLALRALRPPRSVEVFCERDRPVFVRGDALAGRVVQVAGPWRVEGDWWRDGKYARDYYDAQLGDGGVYRLYHDLGNDGWFVDGEYD from the coding sequence ATGCGTCTCGCGTGTCTGTGCGTTCCCGATTTTCCGCTGGCTGCGGTCATGCGCGTACAGCCGGAACTGCGCGAGGCGGCGGTGGCGGCGGTCGATGGTTTGGGTCCGCGGGCACGAGTGCTGGCGGTATCGGCAGCGGCCGCGCGACAGGGGGCGACCGCCGGCCTGACGGTGGCGCAGGCCACGGCCATTGCGGCCCGGTTGGTTGTTCGGCCGGTTACTCCGGACATGCTCCGGGCGGCGCAGGCGGCCCTGTGCGATGCCGCCGCTTCGTTCTCGCCCCGCTTCGAGGATGCGGGTTCGGGTATCGTGTACGTGGATCTCGACGGCCTCGGTCTGCTCTACGATTCCGAAGCGCGACTCGCCAACGCGATGTTTCGCGGCGTTCTGCGGCTCGGCCTCGAGGCCCAGGTCGGCGTCGCCGGCTCGAAGGTGGCGGCCCTGCTCGCGGCCCGGCACGGCGGCGGGGTGCGGGTTATCCCGGCAGGCGAAGAATGGAGTTTCCTGGCACCGGTGCCGGTGGCGTGGCTCGCGCCGGAGGCCGGGCTGGGCGAGACGTTGCGGTTCTGGGGCATTCGCACCATCGGAGAACTCGCGGCGTTGCCGATCCGAGCGCTCGGCACGCGTCTGGGAAGTGCGGGGGTGCAGCTCGCGCGGCGCGCGCGCGGCGAGGACGACACGCCGCTGGTACCACGGGAACTGCCGTTACAGTTCGAGGAGCGGCTCGACCTCGATTACGGCATCGAAACGCTGGAGCCGTGCCTGTTCGTTCTACGCGGCCTGCTCGATCGACTTACCGCACGGCTCGAGATGCGCGGGCTGGTATGCGGCGACCTGCGACTGGGGTTGCGACTGGCGACGCGGGGACGGGACGAGCGCACGGTAACCGTGGCGGCGCCGAGCAACGACGTCAAGGCGCTGCTGGCACTGGTGCGTGTCGATTTCGAGGCGCATCCGCCGGCGGCGGCCGTCGAGGCGCTGCACGTGGCGGCAGTGTCGGAACGCTTGCGGCCCGCGCAGCTCGATCTCTTCAGGCCGGGCGGTCCGGCACCGGCGCGGCTGGCGGTCACCCTGGCTCGCCTGACGGCGCTGTGCGGTGCCGACCGTGTCGGCGCGCCGGTCGTTTCGGACACGCATCGACCGGACGGCTGGGGGATCGGCTCGTCGGAGGCGGTCGGGTTGTCAGGCGGTCATGCCGTCAAGGATGGTAACCCAAAGATCGACAGCCCGACCGCAGACAGCGCGGCAACTAACGCCCCGCCCCCCTGCATTCCCCTCGCCCTCCGCGCCCTGCGGCCGCCGCGGTCGGTCGAGGTTTTCTGCGAGCGTGACCGGCCGGTGTTTGTCCGCGGCGATGCGCTTGCCGGCCGTGTCGTGCAGGTTGCCGGTCCATGGCGCGTCGAGGGCGACTGGTGGCGCGACGGCAAATACGCACGCGACTATTACGATGCGCAACTCGGCGACGGCGGCGTGTACCGACTGTACCACGACCTCGGCAACGACGGCTGGTTCGTGGATGGAGAGTACGACTGA